Proteins encoded in a region of the Phaenicophaeus curvirostris isolate KB17595 chromosome 1, BPBGC_Pcur_1.0, whole genome shotgun sequence genome:
- the CRLF2 gene encoding cytokine receptor-like factor 2 isoform X2, with the protein MRLIFEACSVIFTLGNLVASQSQSTGSKDAIHTTIINSNNEKMQITWAARKLFPHENVSFSYTFDEGNHKIWKPCPTYLLDQDYNYGCLFDTEGPTLAISIRNSNGSEELYSKRLKSDFYIKPNPPENVTFTWKEDTVTVTCNKPNRAVKCLTLELQYKSKFDKDWQSRIAKCCSVGEQGFDPEKCYYLRVRLKRLVPYCNVVPYSSDWAAETFWMNGTLLDSCADDIKSQSNTVIVLSCLLAVLLLMLILSILLCKWQRLQKSVMPAIPDPKYKFADLFSDHNGNFQEWIDKTDPAVVQTELEYEEPECIIEAESQQEDDKNSDKQGPRENPFPFSGEAENDDPKATQIACVRPTSNTIASFAGFQILMNDDMYVMF; encoded by the exons GTTCAAAAGATGCCATCCACACCACAATAATCAATTCCAATAATGAGAAGATGCAGATCACATGGGCAGCAAGAAAACTATTTCCCCATGAGAATGTGTCATTTTCTTACAC ATTTGATGAAGGCAATCACAAAATTTGGAAGCCATGTCCCACCTATTTATTGGATCAAGATTATAATTATGGATGTCTTTTTGACACAGAAGGACCCACTCTTGCCATCTCCATCAGGAACAGCAATGGAAGTGAAGAGCTTTATTCTAAAAGactaaaatctgatttttata TAAAGCCCAATCCACCAGAAAATGTGACCTTCACCTGGAAAGAGGACACTGTTACTGTCACCTGTAATAAACCAAACAGAGCTGTGAAGTGCTTGACACTTGAGCTTcaatacaaaagcaaatttgaCAAAGACTGGCAA TCCAGAATTGCGAAGTGTTGCAGTGTTGGAGAGCAAGGCTTTGATCCAGAGAAATGCTATTATTTACGGGTCAGACTGAAGAGGCTAGTACCCTACTGCAATGTAGTTCCTTACAGCAGTGACTGGGCAGCAGAAACCTTTTGGATGAATGGCACATTATTAG ATTCATGTGCCGATGATATAAAATCTCAGTCAAACACAGTAATTGTTTTAAGTTGTCTGCTGGCTGTGCTTTTATTGATGCTTATCCTCTCGATTCTTCTATGTAAATGGCAGAG ACTTCAGAAGTCAGTCATGCCTGCTATACCAGATCCAAAATACAAATTTGCTGATCTTTTCAGTGATCATAATGGAAACTTCCAG GAATGGATAGACAAAACTGATCCTGCGGTGGTGCAAACTGAACTAGAATATGAAGAGCCAGAGTGCATTATTGAAGCAGAAAGCCAGCAAGAAGATGACAAGAACAGTGACAAACAGGGGCCTCGTGAAAATCCCTTCCCTTTTTCAGGAGAAGCTGAAAATGACGACCCCAAAGCAACGCAGATTGCTTGCGTGAGGCCAACATCCAACACTATAGCTTCTTTTGCTGGCTTCCAGATTTTAATGAATGATGACATGTATgtgatgttttaa